One Solanum lycopersicum chromosome 4, SLM_r2.1 DNA window includes the following coding sequences:
- the LOC101251085 gene encoding branched-chain-amino-acid aminotransferase 2, chloroplastic-like, whose protein sequence is MIRGAACFRKLFQSSAVSSKVAARCYTAQAAVQPAIYSSDEESADIDWDNLGFQLMQTDYMYMTKCSDDGIFRKGQLNRYGNINLSPSAGVLNYGQGLFEGTKAYRRDDGRVFLFRPEQNAIRMQIGAERMCMPSPTTDQFVDAVKQTALANKRWIPPSGKGSLYIRPLLIGTGPILGLAPAPEYTFLVYACPVGNYFKQGTAPLNLYVEEDVHRASRGGAGGVKSITNYAPVLKAMKNAKANGYSDVLYLDAVNKKYIEEVSSCNIFLVKGNVVSTPIAKGTILEGITRKSIMDIAHDLGYTVEERLIEADELISADEVFCTGTAVGVAPVGSITYKGQRIDYKISSDLSCKQFYSRLVGIQRGVIKDERDWIVEIE, encoded by the exons ATGATTCGAGGAGCCGCATGTTTTCGCAAATTATTTCAATCTTCAGCTGTATCTTCAAAG GTTGCAGCAAGGTGTTATACAGCTCAGGCGGCTGTACAGCCTGCTATTTACAG TAGCGATGAAGAGTCTGCTGATATCGACTGGGACAATCTTGGATTTCAATTGATGCAAACTGATTATATGTACATGACTAAATGCTCTGATGATGGAATATTTAGAAAAGGACAACTTAATCGTTATGGCAATATCAATTTGAGCCCATCTGCTGGTGTCTTGAACTATGGAcag GGGTTGTTTGAAGGTACAAAAGCGTATAGAAGAGATGATGGGAGAGTATTTTTATTTCGTCCTGAACAGAACGCAATCAGAATGCAAATTGGTGCGGAGCGAATGTGTATGCCATCTCCTACAACTGATCAATTTGTTGATGCTGTTAAGCAAACCGCTCTTGCTAACAAACGttgg ATTCCTCCTTCTGGAAAAGGGTCACTTTACATTAGGCCTCTTTTAATAGGCACTGGTCCTATTTTGGGTTTGGCTCCAGCACCTGAGTACACTTTCCTTGTCTATGCCTGTCCTGTTGGTAATTATTTCAAG CAAGGAACAGCGCCATTGAACCTGTACGTTGAAGAAGATGTTCATCGTGCTTCACGTGGTGGAGCTGGCGGAGTCAAAAGCATTACTAACTATGCTCCg gTTTTAAAAGCTATGAAGAATGCGAAGGCAAATGGATATTCAGATGTACTATATCTTGATGCagtaaataagaaatatattgaAGAAGTGTCTTCTTGcaatatttttcttgtaaaagGAAATGTAGTTTCAACTCCAATAGCCAAAGGAACTATTCTTGAAGGAATAACAAGAAAAAGCATCATGGACATTGCACATGATCTTGGATATacg gTTGAAGAACGTTTAATCGAAGCTGATGAATTAATTAGTGCTGATGAAGTATTTTGTACGGGAACTGCAGTTGGTGTTGCTCCTGTGGGAAGTATCACATACAAAGGCCAaag GATTGATTATAAAATAAGCTCAGATCTATCGTGTAAGCAGTTCTATTCCAGATTAGTAGGGATACAAAGAGGTGTTATCAAGGATGAAAGGGATTGGATCGTGGAGATTGaatga